In the genome of Odontesthes bonariensis isolate fOdoBon6 chromosome 20, fOdoBon6.hap1, whole genome shotgun sequence, the window atatgtatgtatgtgtgtatgtatgtaagaATGCTGCCATACTTGCCCTTGTTTTCCTACCATCCAGGGACCACAATGGAAATAAGCCTTAGGGCTTTTTTGTGTTATCCctgactatttatttattttaatgtatgGTTCAGTTGCTGTAccatgttttacaaaataatagtcaaataaattcattcattcattcaattcatttttgtgAAAACAAGAGAACTTAGTGTTTATCATCCTGTATTATCATGGTGGGAAAAGAACGGGTGTGCTCTGTGGATGGCGTGCAGTCACAGTGAAACAAAGTCAACTTAACCATCTGTGAAACATGTGAGTCACACAGAAACTTCCCAGCAGATAACAAATCAATCCACCGAATCAGCagccaatgtaaaaaaaacaatgttccaCAGTTGTGACATTATTCAACAGCAAAGTATGAACCGCAGATATAAGCTTATTTCAGTGCACGATACAGACGTGCAATTAACTTATTCCCTCATTTTGGTATTTCCAGTTTTTTTATACTTcattcctctgctcctccagatTCAAAGCAACATATGATTCTTGGTATTTTATGACTCTTTACAAGACCatattttaatgtaaaatacCAAAGTTTCACTCTCTCCGCTGTTCAGTTATAAAAATGTTCTGACTTTACCCTGAACGGATTTGATCATTCAGAGGTTTTCATTGTTGGTTTGACAAAACAAGCATTGAGATCATGTCACCTCGACCACGGAGACCATTTTCTAATGTCTAACAAACCACACAATCAGGTGATTGAAATTGGTCATCTTATCAATTCATGGTAAAAAATGACAGTGACTACCTGAGTTATTTTTTCTCTGATAACCTCTATTATCTACGTTACCCCTTAGTTTCCTCAAGAGGCTTTGCCTTTAGCCTGATCATGGATGGAAATAGGCAGTTTGGCTGTGGGAAAAAAGGTAGTTGGTTCCACCTCCATCaattgggggaaaaaacactgaaattaTGATTTTATATAGATGCATCTGAaatttgagaactgtaatgatcACAGGGCCATTTTCATATGAACCCCATTTTCATATGAACCCCTCCCCCCGACTATACTCTGTTTTTATCAAAACTTAGCGGGAGTAGGCCTGCCTGAGCCATCTTTACCACTTGGTTCAGGTATGTGCTCAAAGTGAGCGCGTGTTTAGCCACTGCTCTCCCCCAGCTTTGATGCCCTTTACCCTAAAGTGATGTCtcgaaattaaaaaaaaaaagaaaggaagaacaTCAATTATAATTATTGCctcaaagaatttaaaaaatacacaaaaaatacttttttattgttttttttaaataaagaagaTATTAAATGATTCAATGCACGATTTATACTTGTAAGGAGTGTTCTTAtagttgttttttcttattttctggaATCAGATGACTTGTGATGCCTGAAGCCTCGTGCTGTGTGTTACGAAGCAACCGCGGTGAACACCCGATAAGGGCGGCTAATCGAATGTAGCTTTCCTGCTCTGCTAATACACTGTGGAGGAGAAAAAAGCGACATAACGAGCTCGATTTTTCTGTTATCTTTATTTATTAGCTTTGTCTGGCTCTTTTGCGCTTGCTGTTAACCTACCTCTGCCTCTGTGTTAGCTACTTCTGAGTCCTTTGCACGTCTTCCTGTGATGACTGCCAACATAGCTCTACCTCAGTGACATTTAGTCCGAACTGTAACCGTTGAAGGCAATGGGGCTGCCGCAAAGCTCGTTTCTGTCGGACGGGGGTAATAACAGTGGATATCACATCCATGGGGTACGTTGTGACGTCTAGTACAAGGTTATACGGGTTGCTTGAATGGAAACGTACCTATTTAAGGTCGTCGACTTGCTAATTTGTGCAGCAACGTTTGCAACAGTAATATGTGGACAGCTGGACATGTTACTTTCTGCATGTGGTTGTAAAACCGTTGTCAGCTCCTCGTGGTGTCCGCCCATGGTGAGGTGGCATCTGGCACACACCCAAGATATTTAGCTTTTCTCAAAAGTGAAAATATTTAGCACGCACTCTAAAAAACTTTTACTCGGGATAAATGCCAAAGTTACAGAAAAACGTATCACTTTGTGAGTAGCCTGAGCCGTGCCATGTTTAATAAGCAGGAGCCCCAAATTCACACACTGTGCAGTGTCTGAAGTGGACGCACGGGGGCGACAAGGTGCCAAGAGACTGACCAAAACCTCAAAAAGTGTCGTTTCAAATTTCAGGTTCAAGAGGACTCACCTGCTCTGAGGGCTGGTCTGGAGCCTTTCTTTGACTTCATTCTCTCTATAGGAAACAACAGACTTGTGAGTGAACTTATCTGTGCGATAAGAAGAACGAATCAGGTTTTCACGTGCAATAAATGGTCAAACTTGtcgtttaatttctttcatttggcGCTGAACATGTGAATTGAGTTGTGGATTTAAAGGATAAGTTTAAGGAATATGTATTAGAAAAAGGGGGCATCGAAGTAGCTCTGTAATGAATGAACAGTGATCAGTTCAATCTTTCATAAATATTTGATTTGGAAGTGCTTTGCAATGACATTATGCATTTCACAGTGTTAAAGATATGTCTAAAGTTGTTAAAGACCCTATAAAGCAGGAATTGGCCTTTTATAAATGCCATTTGCTTACGATATAGTGAAATTTGGTGAAAAGGCCATGTTTTTTAGTAATTTCGCTATAGCCTATCATTGTTGTGATTATTTGGCACGTGGGACACCAAAGGCAAATGCCAGGATTCATATTACTATTTGATTTGAATAGAGGCCTTACCTTTAAGCAGCTGCCGCGTCTTTGTTAGACCTCACTGCTGCCAACGTGTTTTAAGAGTTTGTCTTTTTCTATATTAAAATGTTACACATTATCACAGTGACATTTTGTTATCGCACCATCACATCGGAATTGGCTCACATTCCTCTCTTTCCCCAGAATAAAGAAAGCGACCTGCTGAAAGACCTCCTGAAGGCCAACGTGGAGAAAGCGGTCAAACTCGAAGTTTTCAGCTCAAAGACCCAGCGGGTGCGGGAGCTTGAGGTGACGCCAAGTAACATGTGGGGTGGCCAGGGTTTGCTGGGCGCCAGCGTCCGCTTCTGCAGCTTTGAGGGAGCCAATGAGAATGTGTGGCATGTGTTGGTGAGTAAAGCCTATTCTTCTTCCTCAGGCTGCATCTGGTAACACTGTTAACCTGTCATGTGAAATACATTACGGGCAGATTCGAGGTGGTGGTCTGTGCCTTCTCCCTTTGTTTTGTGGTGTATTAGTGCAACAGCTGCTAAACAAATCTGTTATAATTTTGTGCATAAAGTATGAATTAAGCCCTAATTTAGTTTGATTTCCTCGTTGGTCTTGATTTTAAAAACACCACTTCCCCTTTTTAGGATGTGGAGGCGAACTCTCCCGCAGCACTGGCCGGCCTCATTGCTCAcagtgactttattgtcggagcTGACCAGGTGTTACAAGACGTAAGATTTTTCTTGTCTTCTACTTTTATGTGAATATAAAAATGGCTCCTTTGTACCATACCTGACCAAAAAACTCTGCAAACTGATAATGTGATCTCTTCTCTTCTTACACCTGCAGTCAGAAGATTTCTTTTCCTTGATTGAGGTCAATGAGGGGAAACCTTTGAAGCTGTTAGTTTATAACACGCAGACTGACCAGTGCAGGGAGGTGTTGGTGACTCCCAATGGAGCATGGGGAGGAGAAGGAAGGTCCGTATGTATTTTGCCTTCAAATCGAAGTATTTATGATTGAGCCCAAAATTACCAATACCAAGGGGATCCATTCCAAACTTGGATTTGTAGTGAATTCTTTTTTGACCAGTAGGAGTTTTCTGGCTGGAAATTGTataaacaagtaaaaaaaatgttcaggtTCAATGTTAACAATTCCTTTGAAGGGCTGCATCAGTTTAGGAAGATTTGCAATATCATTGTTGAATATTGCAATCAGGCAGCTGGGATTGATTCCAAACACGCCCCCTTACAACCCTGAATTTGATGAAGCAGGAAtataaaaatggatggatggatattgtaATGATGATAAGACTtgcgatatatatatatatatatatatatatatatatatatatatatatatatatatatttatatatatatgtaaacaaATATTTTAGTATATGGTGCTAATTTTAGACGTATTAACAAGGGCTGCATTCCACTTAGAGGTAGTGCTGCTTTTGTGCATCTTCTATAACTGACCAGCAACAACAGGTGCAGAAGTGGAATGCAGACCTCGTTTATTGCTAAACGGCCTCATTGAATTGATACTGCATATGCTGATATCATAATTATGGTAAAATTTCGATATATTGTGTAGCctcatttatattttttaaatatatttatatatatatacatatatatatatatatatgtatatacatatatatatatatatatatatgtatatatatatattttggagcatttttaatgaaaatgctaCAACCCCAAACTAATCAAAATACCTTATTTTACCTGAGGTGACAATATTTTCAAGCATTGAAAATACGGTTTGAGGGGACTCGTGCACAGCTTTTCTAGCCCGTAACCAGTCAGTTGCAACTCGTGGCTAAATCCGAGAGCTCATCGAgggtttccggttgagctctcTGTCCCCTAACAAGTTAGAGAATGACTCCATAAAAATCTACATCCAGGCGTTTTTAATTTCAAACCACGGCAGCATGGAGCGTGAATGAATCTGTGCGGTTCTGTTGCTGCAGCATGGTCTCCATGGATGACGACCAAGGATGGCTCATCTCCCAACGGCAAACGCACAACAGCTCCTCacgttgtttctttttaaatcacttctttctttttaaatcgcTTTGTTTCTCAGAGACATTGTGGCTTTCATTTGGCAAAAGAAATGAGAAGCTTTCACCATACTGGAGCATGATGGTtgaaagtttgttttgtttttcttcccacTTGCCTCTGGGCCAGGAGACCTCGTCAAAATATCAATATAGTGGAAAGGGAACTATGCTTTCATAGTGTGGAGGCAGACTGCAGATACAACTGGATGGTTTGCATGGCACTTTCTGAAAAGACAACAATCCAAAATGTAAAACCAAAATAACCAAAGACCTGAAGACTGGCTCATATTTTGAGCAAGTTTCTCTTCCATTTTCTTAGTTACCAGGGAGACGAGTCTCAAAGAAAGGTATGTCTCCTCACAAGACACAGCTTGTTGTTAACATTGTTTGTCCCctgtttatatcattttcagTCAGaagaaactgtttttaaaattaGAATTCACTGTAAATCAGAATATTTCCCGAGTGTGAATAATCTGGGCTCTTCGCTATGTTGGAAACATTTTACAGTTGCTTATTCTGTCACCAGTACGTGCGTGGATATAGTAAACAGTTGCATTACTCTCGCCTTTTTCCGCGCTGCGTCTTAGCTTAGGCTGTGGTATCGGCTATGGCTACTTGCACAGGATCCCAACTCGTCCAGTCCAGCTTAACGCCCAGAATAAAAGTGTTCTTCAACCAGAGGTCACTGACAGCGGTGAAGACGTAGCTTCAGCTGACCGCACCGAGGTACAGGTTATCACatatttctttagttttttattcATGAGCTTTTGCTTGATACAGACTTTTATAATCTTTTGTCCCTTTAGGTGCCTTCTGTGGCTGAATTTAGCCAATCTAGTGAATCGGGTTTGAATCAAATCGGAGGAGTTGGGCAGAATCTCAGCATAATGTCACCTGCGCAGCAGGCCGCTGACCTGGGTAACCAGATCTAATCTGATGACATCTTGATCTTATCTCACATTTTGTGTGTTGTCACGCAGAATAATCGCCATTTGTGTCGTGCTGTTTTCAGATGTGTCTGCCCCGCCTGAAGCCGCGGGGTCAGATTTGTCAGACGTTTCCACCAACGACGAGGGCCACAGCTCCACGTTTGCTAATTACGGGGATGACACGGGTGATCAATGTAGCTTGGGTAGGCGATTCGCTTGTGATTTAATTGTGCATGCAAATAGAGCAATTACGTGTTTATGATGCCATCTTGCTTGAAAAGAATAATGAGCACACTTAAATACTGCTATTGTTGAGACGTTTGCAGTTCTGGGTTCATTAAATCTCTCAATTACTGGATTATTCTCCATCCCTGAAGAATGTGACTGCTCCACCCAAGTATAGAAAACATTACTTTTTGCATAGACACTTGCGACACGAGTAAAATACCGTGTCGGGATTTATTACACATGTTGTGCACATCGGCCCCTCCCATCACCACTCTTCTCTTCTCTGTTGTTCCTTTTAAAGACAAGTCATCCTTAGACCAAAGACCTTCACTTCCAGAAAGGGAGGAAGAACCCGACATCCAGCAAACTGATCAGGGTGGTGGTTTAGATCTGACAGGCGGCACGTCTCCCACCAGAGAGGCTGCAGACCACTCTGCTGACCTCTTAGTCGCCACAGAGAGTGCGACTATCATCCCGGAGAGGCAGGAGCCCTCAACATCCGGTCAGATTTCAGCGCTGGATCTCGCTGCGTCAGACACTTAATTTGACTGCGGCAACAAAGAAGAAGTGGCTCTGCTGCTGACTTGCTGAAAAGAAGATTAAGAGCACATCAAGATGCAGAAAAAGCTTTTATTATGATTCTAAGTTGTATCACTGAAActattttttaagatttttatttatataccgGCACCCTTGCTGCATGCTCAATTGCACATTTAACAACAATGTTATATCCACTGGGAAGATCAGAAATGTAGATGGTCATGTGACCTAAATGTACTGCAGAGTTTAGGCATTCTGTGTGTTTCAGCATCAGAGTGGGTGAAGCCTTAGTTGAGTTGATTTGCTGCTGAAAATCTGCAAAGTTTGCACAAAAAGGCCAAATGTGAAACATATGCAGCTTTGTTACTCTGTCTGTATTCAAGGCTTGAAGTTTGAACTTGTCGATGTTCGAATTCGGGGTTATTGTTTTATGTACTCGGCGGGGGGACACATGTatgcaaaaatgttttttaaatctcAGGCATTTACCGTTTGGGCCTTTCCGACTTGTTTGAAATGTCCTCCTTACTTAcagtgtgtttgattttttgATCAGTGTCAACGAGTAAGACATGTCCAGAGCAGCTCTCTGCTTTTTTTGCCACCGTTTCTTTTTATATGGGTTTTAAATTAAATTGTGTTTCTGGTTTACATGTAAGGAAAAATGTTTATATAAAAGAAATAGCTCAAGATAAACTTCCAGCACCCCTGCTGTCTTTGATCTCAGTGCAAAGTCATGCTACTTTGTGCACATGATCGTCACAGTTTGCACATTTATGTTTTGAACCAAAGCTCCTCAGACAGCCTTTTCCAGACGAGATCCTGCTTTCAGACAGCAGGTGTCAGCATACACCTCGTTCTTCAGCTCAGCTGAGTTTTTCCtcctctgcagctttaaaaatcAAGGCAGAGTTGCACTCACAGTCTCAGCAATGAATGGAGCATTCAAGTATTTCTGGGGCATGTTCATTTGAGAATCACATCTCCTTTACGCACCTGACGGGATTTGTTTGTTAGACTGGACAGAAAAGAAGCGAGCTCGGATTACAGATGGAAACCTGACCGTGCGGATGCCTCTCGGAGACAGAGACGTGGTTTATCATGTGTGCAATATTTGTATTTTCCAGTACAATCAGTGTTAGCCCTGTGAGCACCCAGCCTGGTTCACAATGGGGCATAGACGTCTGCTTTTTGTTGCTAATTCGATTCCCATGTTGTGTATCGCTTAAATTGTAGATCAGCACGACCAAATATTGACTgcaaaaaacaaacccaaaagaAACCAGTAAGCATAAAAGCCACAGTGTGGCAGAGAGGGAATATGCCTCAATTATTTACCAAGGTGGGGGGATGGGTATCatgggtaaagaaaaaaaaaaatgaaaaaagctgtGTGAGGGAAGAAAGATGAGAAGAGAATAGATTTGTCTCCTTCCTACAGAGTGATGGAGTGGAGTCCTTAAGGAGGCCTCCCTCTGGCACACCTGTGAGTCTTAAGAAGCAGCTTAGACACTTTGAATCTGCCTACACTCTGACATTTACTGTTCAGAACATTGAAAACCTCACACTTGTCAAATCAACACCTTTTTGGCGCAGAGTTCTTTTCCACCTGCCTTAAGAGTGAATATATATATGCTTCATTGTCTCCATATGAGTTCTGTGAAAAAACGAAAGGGGATTGTTTTAAAGaggcccccccccccaggcAAAAACCCTGCATCTGTGTGCCAGGAAGAGCTCGGAGGTGAAGATTTAAAGGGACCACCTCTGGAGGAGCATGCCTTGCCTTCCTTTTTTCTCCCTCCATCTGAAACAGTTCCAGAGAGCACTATGACGCAGCTGAACCCACACGTCAGCTCAGCTTTATCTCATCCCCCGAAAGGCTCGCCTTACGGGCTCCAACATAGTGCTCATTGTCTCAGCCTCACGTTGCAGCATGACAAATTGTAAAACAGAATCGTAAGTACAGAGAAAAATAGGGGGGTAACAGATGGGtggaaggagaggaagaaaatATATAGATACAACACAAAAGGCTCGCTGAATTCAAATTTATTGTCGACAGTAAGTGTAGCAGCTCCTATCCATGTTTGTGGTGTGTTAAAGTGAGAAAAACACTCCAGACAgcctctttttttggggggggggtccatATGTGTAGGAGCAAATCCCCACCACGCTCACAgtctcttttctgttttctatCACCTTCACACCCTCATCACAAATACTTTGGCGAGATGGAGCCTCTATTTGGAAGTGCTGTGAGGTGTGTTTGCATGCAAGAATCACGCAGTGTTCTTCGCAGCGTTCACACCAGAGCATGGGAATAGTCTCAGTAAGTGCCTGTCTGTGTCGGACCACCAATGCACGGGCCGTAATTACATTCATTCATGCAAGGGGGCTGTCACTGAGGGGTCTGAATTCATTAGCACGTCGTTTGCATCTTTTGTAGTCAATTGCTGTCTGTATGTCTACCTCTAATTGTGTGGGAGATAAGATTAGCTCCCTGTAAATGTCACGGTTTTTCCAGTGTTTACTCTAACATTACAGttcaacattaattttagcCATTTAGAATAGAAAGCTATCTTTTTTAGAAGTGGATGAAAAGTTGATGTCATTTCTTGGTGAATGTCGGGTAATTAGAGACCACACTGTTAGTTTCCATGGCATTTTGTGAGGATCCTGTTTGATCGAGGCCATTTTAGTTTCTGTATAAACTCCATATGTGAACCTTTGTGAAAGGCTAAACATTTCAAAAGGTCACACAATAACATCTGGTAGCTTCTCTCAATTTTGTTGTGTAATGAGAATAGTCTATGAGACAGAAATTGTACTGATTTTAGGGGCACTTATTATGCTAGCTGCCCCGAGAAGCTGCATCTCAGCACTGTGCTGCCATAGCTAAATGCAAACAACAGTTTAATCTTAAAGACATTGTAATAAAAGTTTCTACAAAGTCATATTCAGCTGGGACAATAGCCCCATCTGATGACTTTGGTATTATCACGAATCAAACTAAATTTAACTTGATGATGCAAACTTTACATGAAAAGCTAAAATGGCAGATACAGCGTTGGAAGGAGACTTCGGATACATCACATACTCAATCTAACGCAACAATCGAAAATTATACAAACAAAAGTCTTGGGTTGAAAACATTGCTCAGGTATTTTTTTTAGCAAAATGAATGTAAAGAATCAAAAGAAGCAGGCAGATACATCCTCAGGATGGAAGTCAGTCGGGTTTGTCTGACTCCAGTTTGCATCACCGTGGCAATTACCCAAAGATCTGTCCTCTTCATCTGAAGCCACCTGAGAGGCTTTCTCCACAGCTTAGTCAGTGTATCTGAGCTTGCCTTCCGCTTTGCTTCCCCAGTAATGTCTCATAGCAAACACACTTTGCAGAGTCAATACCCTGCAAATCCCTGCCAACCTTCCGCTACACGGTCACAGCATGTTCTCCTTTGCCTTTTACATTTATCCATCAGCTCCTGCTACTTAGTGATGGTCAGTTTCAGCATGACCAGTTGATTGGCGGGGTCTAAAAGGATGATGGGAACTGGTTAAGGCTGATCCAGGCTTGGGAATTTAATTGTGTGTTGAGGTCCACCCCTAGTTAGTAATCACAGTGGTGAGGGTAATACCAAAATAAGCCTCACATTGTGGTTGGTGTTCCCTCTGTTGCTTGGGAACAATTAGCAGttagcaatttttttttcattttcatgaaaGCTTTTCAAAGCTTCAGGCTGAGTTTTGAGGCAGAATGATAAACATTAACTAAACAATAACCGGTAAGGAGTCTCAGTGCCATAATTACATTAAAGGCGTCACAATCCACAATGTGTATGTAATCCATGTAAGAATTGATCTGAATTAAGATGTCTTTACAGAGATTGGATGCCAAAATCTGTGTAGTAAAGCTAATAATAGTCACATCAGATAAGATGTTTTGGATTTGCTGACAACACTTTGATCTCGACCTTGATACAGTACTCAAGACAGATCAGATCAAGACAGCCCCAGTCTAAATTAAGTGTCTTGACAGTAAGTTTAACAATTGACAACACATTTCAGACAAACCTTAAAAGTCAGAGAATTGCCAAAGTGATCGGACACATCCTCAAGAAACCAGGGACGTTTGTACAAAGTTTTGTGACAATCCACTGAACAGATCTTAAGATATGGTGTGATAGAGcgacaaaacaaaaatctttgATTATTTTCCAGGCATGGATTCATAAGAGCTGAGATATTCCGACCTACTTCACAGCAGATCAACAACCTGACACTGCTCTCCTCAGAGTCCCGACACCAGCATGGCTAAAGCGGTTTAACTGAAGTAATTCCTGGTTGTTCCTGAGTCAGAAGCTCTTCAGCACCCCTGTTACCCTGCAACATTTTATCTTTCGCTTTTGTTTATCAAAGGCACCTAAAGGTTTTAGACTAAAGCACTAATCTGCTACAATTTTCAATGGTTTCCTAATGGGAAAGGAAcaagagaaaaatgaaaaaaaagccgCAGTCGACAAGAAAGTTAAGTGTGAGGGCCTTGCTTTATTTCCCGTACTAATTGCCATTCAGCGGGGGTGAAGAGCTCATCACACAAGACAGCACATGCTGTTCCGCTGTCAGGTCGAGCCCGATGATGTCGAGTCTAGACTGATCTGCTActgggcggctgtagctcaggaggaagagcagtcgcccaccaatcaGAAGGTCGGTGGTTTGACTCCGGCTATATGTCGaagcgtccttgggcaagacactgaaccccatgttgcctACCAATGCATCCatgtgtgtatgaatggttAGAAAGCATGTAGTTATGTACAGACTTAAGTGCCgtatgaatgggtgaatgtggcatgtagtgttagaagcgctttgagtggtcagctagactggCGCTAGCGCtgtacaagtacagtccatttaacaTTTACTGTGGATCCCTTTTAATCTGAAGAGAGGACATCTATTTTGAAAGTCTTCTTAAAAAGAGATGATAGttatgatttatttttctttagaaCTATCTAATATTTTACATTCATTTGAATATCTCTTTGAGATAATGTCAAAAAAGGAATACTGCTGCTGCATTATCACGTAATTACTTACATTACGTTATACACATACAACCTTATAGAGTCTGCAGCAGTTTTTGTTCAcagttttctccctttttttgtttaactAGTCACAAAGCCCTTTATGTTCGGCCAAGAAGCAGCAAATGAGGCAGGAAGATAGAGCACCTCGGCCTCGCAGAATGAAGAGCGAATGGAGAAACACGACTCAACGCTCActgatgctttcttgtgtctGTGACATATTTACTGTGACATGTCCACCGCTACCCAGACTTGTTTTTGACCCTGTAGGGGAGCTGTCTCTTAGAATTAGTTTCATTTAGCAGTTAACTATTACCCCACGGGGAAATGCACGACTGGTCAAGGGCCTTCCTCAGTGAAAATAAGTAAACATGCACATGTACACAAAACAGCATGCTGCTCTCTAATGTCTAAAGCTGTGAAAAAGTAGGTGCGTTTCATGCAAAGTGATGGCTTTCTCAACATATTTGATCAACAGAAGATTTGATCCTCTTTGAGAAAGTATCCATGTGTTTAGAAAGTGATAAATGAGAAATAGAATTGATATTTTTCAGTAATTTTCATAATTTATGTCATTTATCATAATTTTGCTATAAAGCTGTCTCCCCAGCGTCTGGGCAAACACAAAGCACACTTCCTATTGGAATTCATCACTAAGGAAGTAGTGCTGGGTGGTTTGAGAAAAATGCAGATTTCGTCTTGGTCAGCACAAATACGTAGTTTTTCTGACACTGGGCTGCAGCTTGTGCTTTCCATTTTTCAGTAATGTCAAACCGACCTTGTCAGCTCTTCATTTAAACATTCTGCAACCTCCAAACACTGCTTTGCATAAATGCCTGCTTTGATATCAGTATTCTGCAAAGCACCCAACAAAGAAAATCGATACTATATAGGTCACACTCAAGCCTGGAGAAAACCCCTTTGCCATTTATCTTATGTCAACAAAAACTAGTCAGTTGCATGATTTATCATCCACTTacacaaacagctgcagctcttgTTACCAATTGTAGCTCATTCAATGTGCTGTGGCTCTGCTGTGTGTATGTTCATGAACAGATGACAGCTTGAATTTGAGAGCACAGCATGTGCGTCACAcatcttgtgtctgtgtcaagCCACCAAAGCAAAGATCAAATTGATGCAGGGGTGTGTGTGCAGAAAGGGTGTGTTCCTGGAGGTTATGCAATACCAGTGTCACGAAAGTGTGTTAACTTTTGAGTTAAATGGAAGCACCGTCTTTTTATGCCAGAGAGAGAAAGGATTAGAGGGAATGCTGGAGCTGACAGATaaatggtttttttttgtgaaagtaTCCCCTGGTGCAACAGAGGTGTGTAAACAGGTGATGGCATATGGACAACTGGCAGTCTTTGGTGTAAATCTTTCATGTTCGAGGATATGAAAGACAAAAGTAGGATTTGCTGCTGAGGTTCAGTGATTCGGCTCTGTGGTCACATTGATTTACAAAACCTCGTGAAATTTAGAGTTGGGATAGTTTTCAGACAGAGTTTGGACAGGGTGAAAACAGAGGCGACACTTAAGAGAGAAACCATTTCAGTGTGATAGTAGACCAGTGGaaaacatttgtgtgtgtgtgtatgtgtgtgtgtgtgtgtggaatgtTTCCTGCTTATGTACTAAAGAGAAAATGTGCTGTTATCAGGTTAGTCCAGAGCCACATTCTCCCACAGCAGCTGAGCTGCACAAACACTCCCCTCgagattccttttttttttttttttaaatacttcgCAGAGCAGTGGAGGTGGTGTGCTTTTCTCTTGCTACTTGAAAGCCCCCTCCAGCTATTGAATGTGCTGACTTCTGTGAAGAGTTTTCCAATGAGCCCTCATCAACATTATTAAACTGGCTCTAAATGCATCAAACCATCGGGTCATTTGTTATGCAATTCATGAAGTTGCtattaagagtttacatgaagAGCTATCAATTGATGGCATTATTAGTGATTCATCATAATTGAAGTGACTGTATGAAAGGTCAGGTTCTGCA includes:
- the LOC142369897 gene encoding Golgi reassembly-stacking protein 1-like; the encoded protein is MGLPQSSFLSDGGNNSGYHIHGVQEDSPALRAGLEPFFDFILSIGNNRLNKESDLLKDLLKANVEKAVKLEVFSSKTQRVRELEVTPSNMWGGQGLLGASVRFCSFEGANENVWHVLDVEANSPAALAGLIAHSDFIVGADQVLQDSEDFFSLIEVNEGKPLKLLVYNTQTDQCREVLVTPNGAWGGEGSLGCGIGYGYLHRIPTRPVQLNAQNKSVLQPEVTDSGEDVASADRTEVPSVAEFSQSSESGLNQIGGVGQNLSIMSPAQQAADLDVSAPPEAAGSDLSDVSTNDEGHSSTFANYGDDTGDQCSLDKSSLDQRPSLPEREEEPDIQQTDQGGGLDLTGGTSPTREAADHSADLLVATESATIIPERQEPSTSGQISALDLAASDT